In a genomic window of Streptomyces katrae:
- a CDS encoding GNAT family N-acetyltransferase — protein sequence MTDRTPASRAPRAHRHHHWRRDLVELAALFCAVAVADGIANLVAHGPSGPLLLVASAVALLVTAAFHTWWARRHSHAPPPGGAPASGPPAPDPQEAPATAAPATAGALWRMRTTVRDEPGSLASLCTALARAAVDILTLQTHPLPEGGTVDEFLLCAPRDLASADLTRAVARAGGRSTWIERADAHDLVDTPTRVLGLATRTALDAAELPLALRQLLGRCTIRSIPATTLSGRPNTGGDAPVEGVLETTVMRLRDPSGGAITVERPYLPFTPTEFARARALVELDARLGPRVPRSQDVLTLPEGNEITVRRADGSDLAAARAMHDRCSERTLALRYHGPVADADRYLGHLLSPRFGRTLAATTASGRLVALGHLLWDGDETEVALLIEDDWQRRGIGSELLRRLLAMAVEAGSDSVYAVTQASNTGMVAAMRGLGLPLDYQIEEGTLVITARLERVKAVRRRESALRQENKPVW from the coding sequence ATGACTGACCGTACCCCTGCCTCCCGCGCCCCGCGTGCCCACCGCCACCACCACTGGCGCCGGGACCTCGTCGAACTCGCCGCCCTCTTCTGCGCCGTGGCCGTCGCCGACGGCATCGCCAACCTCGTCGCGCACGGCCCGAGCGGCCCGCTCCTGCTGGTCGCCTCGGCCGTCGCGCTCCTGGTCACGGCGGCCTTCCACACCTGGTGGGCCCGCCGGCACAGCCATGCGCCGCCGCCCGGGGGCGCGCCGGCCTCCGGTCCGCCCGCGCCCGACCCGCAGGAAGCCCCCGCCACCGCCGCACCGGCCACGGCCGGCGCCCTGTGGCGGATGCGGACGACCGTGCGCGACGAACCCGGCAGCCTCGCCTCGCTGTGCACGGCCCTCGCCCGGGCCGCCGTGGACATCCTGACCCTCCAGACCCACCCCCTCCCCGAGGGCGGCACGGTCGACGAGTTCCTGCTGTGCGCCCCCCGGGACCTGGCCAGCGCCGACCTCACCCGGGCCGTCGCCCGGGCCGGCGGCCGCAGCACCTGGATCGAGCGCGCCGACGCCCACGACCTGGTGGACACCCCCACCCGGGTCCTGGGCCTGGCCACCCGCACCGCCCTGGACGCCGCCGAACTCCCCCTCGCACTGCGCCAGCTGCTGGGCCGCTGCACCATCCGGTCCATCCCCGCCACGACCCTCTCCGGCCGCCCCAACACCGGCGGCGACGCCCCCGTGGAGGGCGTCCTGGAGACCACGGTGATGCGGCTGCGCGACCCCTCGGGCGGCGCGATCACCGTGGAGCGCCCCTATCTGCCCTTCACCCCCACCGAGTTCGCCCGGGCCCGCGCCCTGGTCGAGCTCGACGCCCGCCTGGGCCCCCGCGTCCCGCGCAGCCAGGACGTGCTCACCCTCCCCGAGGGCAACGAGATCACCGTCCGCCGCGCCGACGGCTCCGACCTCGCGGCCGCCCGCGCCATGCACGACCGGTGCAGCGAGCGCACCCTCGCCCTGCGCTACCACGGCCCCGTCGCCGACGCCGACCGCTACCTCGGCCACCTGCTCAGCCCCCGCTTCGGCCGCACCCTGGCCGCCACCACCGCCTCCGGCCGGCTCGTCGCCCTGGGCCACCTGCTGTGGGACGGGGACGAGACCGAGGTCGCCCTGCTCATCGAGGACGACTGGCAGCGGCGGGGCATCGGTTCGGAACTGCTGCGCCGGCTCCTCGCGATGGCCGTCGAGGCCGGCTCCGACAGCGTGTACGCCGTCACCCAGGCCTCCAACACCGGCATGGTCGCCGCCATGCGCGGCCTCGGCCTGCCCCTCGACTACCAGATCGAGGAGGGCACCCTGGTGATCACGGCCCGGCTGGAGCGGGTGAAGGCCGTCAGGCGCCGGGAATCCGCGCTCCGACAGGAGAACAAGCCCGTATGGTGA
- a CDS encoding DUF885 domain-containing protein: MSETLHSDSAALLPRQVADAYVDELIAINPIIGTYLGVAASSGKLPDFSPAGRAAAARLSRETLARLDEAERLPGADTDAERRCGRLLRERLNAELAVHEADEDLRAVSNIHSPAHEVREVFTLTPADTEEDWAAIAERLRAVPAAFDGYRACLALGLERGLLAGPRPTATFIGQLTTWAGQDGDGERDFFGAFVSAGPDALRAELDGAAATATAAVAELRDWMRDVYAPAVAGAPDPVGRERYARWSRYFNGTDLDLDEAYSYGWAEYHRLLGEMKAEAAKILPDEPNPWNVLRHLDEHGTHIEGVDEVQAWLQGLMDEAIENLDGTHFELAERVKRVESKIAPSGGAAAPYYTNPSEDFSRPGRTWLPTMGQTRFPVYDLVSTWYHEGVPGHHLQLAQWTHVADQLSRYQASVGLVSANAEGWALYAERLMDELGYLKDAEQRLGYLDCQMMRAARVIVDIGMHLGLEIPADSPFHPGERWTVDLAQEFFGRHSGRPADFIESEVTRYLSMPGQAIGYKLGERAWLLGRDNARAARGESFDLKAWHMAALSQGSLGLDDLVDELSRL, translated from the coding sequence ATGTCAGAGACCCTCCACAGCGACAGCGCAGCCCTTCTGCCCCGCCAGGTCGCCGACGCCTACGTCGACGAGCTCATCGCCATCAACCCGATCATCGGCACCTACCTCGGTGTCGCCGCCAGCTCCGGCAAGCTCCCGGACTTCTCGCCCGCCGGCCGCGCCGCGGCCGCCCGGCTGTCGCGCGAGACCCTCGCGCGGCTCGACGAGGCCGAGCGGCTGCCCGGCGCCGACACCGACGCCGAGCGGCGCTGCGGCCGTCTGCTGCGCGAGCGCCTGAACGCCGAACTCGCCGTCCACGAGGCCGACGAGGACCTGCGCGCCGTCAGCAACATCCACTCCCCGGCGCACGAGGTCCGCGAGGTCTTCACCCTCACCCCCGCCGACACCGAGGAGGACTGGGCCGCGATCGCCGAGCGGCTGCGCGCCGTCCCGGCCGCCTTCGACGGCTACCGCGCGTGCCTGGCCCTCGGCCTGGAGCGCGGGCTGCTCGCCGGCCCGCGCCCCACCGCCACCTTCATCGGCCAGCTCACCACCTGGGCCGGCCAGGACGGCGACGGGGAACGGGACTTCTTCGGCGCGTTCGTCTCCGCCGGCCCCGACGCCCTGCGCGCCGAGCTCGACGGGGCCGCCGCGACCGCCACCGCGGCCGTGGCCGAACTCCGCGACTGGATGCGCGACGTGTACGCCCCGGCCGTCGCCGGCGCCCCGGACCCGGTGGGCCGCGAGCGCTACGCCCGCTGGTCGCGCTACTTCAACGGGACCGACCTGGACCTGGACGAGGCGTACTCCTACGGCTGGGCCGAGTACCACCGCCTGCTCGGGGAGATGAAGGCCGAGGCGGCCAAGATCCTCCCGGACGAGCCGAACCCGTGGAACGTGCTGCGCCACCTGGACGAGCACGGCACCCACATCGAGGGCGTGGACGAGGTCCAGGCCTGGCTGCAGGGCCTGATGGACGAGGCCATCGAGAACCTCGACGGCACCCACTTCGAGCTCGCCGAGCGGGTCAAGCGGGTCGAGTCCAAGATCGCCCCCTCGGGCGGCGCGGCGGCCCCGTACTACACCAACCCGTCGGAGGACTTCTCCCGCCCGGGCCGCACCTGGCTGCCCACGATGGGCCAGACCCGCTTCCCCGTGTACGACCTGGTCTCCACCTGGTACCACGAGGGCGTTCCCGGCCACCACCTCCAGCTGGCCCAGTGGACGCACGTGGCCGACCAGCTCTCGCGCTACCAGGCGAGCGTCGGTCTCGTCAGCGCCAACGCCGAGGGCTGGGCGCTGTACGCGGAGCGCCTGATGGACGAGCTGGGCTACCTCAAGGACGCCGAGCAGCGCCTGGGTTACCTGGACTGCCAGATGATGCGCGCCGCGCGCGTGATCGTGGACATCGGCATGCACCTGGGGCTGGAGATCCCGGCGGACTCGCCGTTCCACCCGGGCGAGCGGTGGACGGTGGACCTGGCGCAGGAGTTCTTCGGGCGGCACAGCGGCCGGCCGGCGGACTTCATCGAGAGCGAGGTGACCCGCTACCTGTCGATGCCGGGACAGGCCATCGGCTACAAGCTGGGCGAGCGCGCCTGGCTGCTGGGCCGGGACAACGCCCGCGCCGCGCGCGGCGAGTCCTTCGACCTGAAGGCCTGGCACATGGCGGCGCTGTCGCAGGGTTCGCTGGGTCTGGACGACCTCGTGGACGAGCTCTCGCGGCTCTGA
- a CDS encoding rhodanese-like domain-containing protein, whose product MTTTNTTTAPAPANPVLRVPPASPAAAAAYFAASLAFHADVSDVAAAFKAHREQGADLGFQLVDSRSTPSWDQAHVPGAVHLPTALIPEQAEKLLDKNLPVVTYCWGPGCNGGTRSALALAELGFQVKEMLGGIEYWIREGFEVETWEGPQQRAEADPLTAPTDSDDCGC is encoded by the coding sequence ATGACGACGACGAACACCACGACCGCCCCCGCCCCCGCCAACCCCGTGCTCCGGGTCCCCCCGGCCAGCCCGGCCGCGGCCGCCGCCTACTTCGCGGCCAGCCTGGCCTTCCACGCGGACGTGTCCGACGTCGCCGCGGCCTTCAAGGCGCACCGCGAGCAGGGGGCCGACCTCGGCTTCCAGCTCGTCGACTCCCGCTCCACCCCGTCCTGGGACCAGGCCCACGTGCCCGGCGCGGTCCACCTGCCCACCGCGCTGATCCCCGAACAGGCCGAGAAGCTCCTCGACAAGAACCTCCCCGTGGTCACCTACTGCTGGGGCCCGGGCTGCAACGGAGGCACCCGCTCCGCCCTCGCCCTGGCCGAACTCGGCTTCCAGGTCAAGGAGATGCTGGGCGGCATCGAGTACTGGATCCGCGAGGGCTTCGAGGTCGAGACCTGGGAGGGCCCGCAGCAGCGCGCCGAGGCCGACCCGCTGACCGCCCCGACCGACTCCGACGACTGCGGCTGCTGA
- a CDS encoding Lrp/AsnC family transcriptional regulator, producing MTGYSPDATDWRILAVLQQDGRASFTELARAVSMSASAVTERVRRMEEAGIITGYTAVVDHEKLGKAILALVRLRYPHGNYKPFHDFLEATPEILEAHHVTGDDCFVLKVAARSMAHLEEVTGRTAGLGPVTTSIVYSSPLARRPLSP from the coding sequence ATGACCGGATATTCCCCCGACGCCACCGACTGGCGCATCCTGGCGGTCCTCCAGCAGGACGGCCGGGCCAGCTTCACCGAACTCGCCCGCGCCGTGTCCATGTCCGCGAGCGCCGTCACCGAGCGGGTCCGCCGGATGGAGGAGGCCGGGATCATCACCGGCTACACGGCCGTCGTGGACCACGAAAAGCTCGGCAAGGCGATCCTGGCGCTGGTGCGGCTGCGCTATCCGCACGGCAACTACAAGCCGTTCCACGACTTCCTGGAGGCGACCCCGGAGATCCTGGAGGCCCACCACGTCACCGGCGACGACTGCTTCGTCCTCAAGGTGGCCGCCCGTTCGATGGCGCACCTGGAGGAGGTCACGGGCCGGACCGCGGGCCTCGGCCCCGTGACGACCAGCATCGTGTACTCGTCCCCGCTGGCACGCCGGCCGCTCAGTCCGTGA
- a CDS encoding AAA family ATPase, translated as MRLHRLEITAFGPFAAPQSIDFDALSGAGIFLLHGPTGAGKTSVLDAVCYALYGSVPGSRQAPGTTLRSDHAAPGTPTEVTLELTVGGRRLEITRRPEQDRPKKRGTGTTKDKAQSWLREHTGAGWTALSRSHQEIGEEIEQLLGMSREQFCQVVLLPQGEFAQFLRAGAEARGRLLGRLFDTRRFAAVETLLAERRRAAEAKVRAGDEKVLAAAQRLAQAAGDSADLRAWPLPAHQPGDPGLAGAVRAWAAVARCSARERLTVAEYALAAAEGRHAAARRAADEARELDRLQRRHAETARRADLLAQAEPERARVRELLDRARRGALVAPALELRGAAAAAHLTAAHAESLARAELPPALAGAGAEQLGAVEQRLREDLGAAGAAQRAEQRSAEIGRERATLERESRDADEQHQESAEWLARWEATRAALQERVDAAQQALTLAEQLAGRLEPARTQLAAARRRDSLAADAAAAAAELDSAREESFAAKERWLDLKEARLRGIAAELAAALTPGEPCTVCGSAQHPAPARPAPGHVDRAAEDAAHARFEQAEERRTAAERRLAAVREAEAEAAGAAGDATTAELLALTADLSARHATAHAEAAGLHTARERLARAEREHEARSSDRLEAERRAAARASRREALDEEQAALEAELVLVRGDSPSVAARARTLEDRIRMVTTAAAALRRAEETTARLKEADDRLADAAFKAGFDTTEAAAEAVLPEYERTALQHRLDAWQAEEAMLADRRAETDTAAAAALPPADPAAAEAAGERAAARLRTAASAVDAARVRCAELDRLSRQVEQELRALGPLREAYERVARLAGLTAGTSADNERKMRLESYVLAARLEQVAAAATVRLLRMSGGRYTLVHSDARASGRGRSGLGLHVVDSWTGSERDTATLSGGETFFASLALALGLADVVTDEAGGMRLDTLFIDEGFGSLDDQALDEVLDVLDSLRERDRSVGIVSHVGDLRTRVQAQLEIVKQRGGSVVRHRTAGVTD; from the coding sequence ATGAGGCTGCACCGGCTGGAGATCACCGCCTTCGGACCCTTCGCCGCACCCCAGAGCATCGACTTCGACGCCCTCTCCGGCGCCGGGATCTTCCTGCTGCACGGCCCCACCGGCGCCGGCAAGACCTCCGTGCTCGACGCCGTCTGCTACGCCCTGTACGGCTCCGTGCCCGGCTCGCGCCAGGCCCCCGGCACCACCCTGCGCAGCGACCACGCCGCCCCCGGCACCCCGACCGAGGTCACCCTCGAACTCACCGTGGGCGGCCGCCGCCTCGAGATCACCCGCCGCCCCGAACAGGACCGCCCCAAGAAGCGCGGCACCGGCACCACCAAGGACAAGGCCCAGTCCTGGCTGCGCGAGCACACCGGGGCGGGCTGGACCGCGCTCAGCCGCTCCCACCAGGAGATCGGCGAGGAGATCGAACAGCTCCTCGGCATGAGCCGCGAGCAGTTCTGCCAGGTGGTCCTCCTCCCGCAGGGCGAGTTCGCCCAGTTCCTGCGGGCCGGCGCCGAAGCCCGCGGCCGGCTCCTCGGCCGCCTCTTCGACACCCGCCGCTTCGCCGCCGTCGAAACCCTGCTCGCCGAACGCCGCCGGGCCGCCGAGGCCAAGGTGCGGGCCGGCGACGAGAAGGTGCTCGCCGCCGCCCAGCGCCTCGCCCAGGCCGCCGGGGACAGCGCCGACCTGCGGGCCTGGCCCCTGCCCGCCCACCAGCCCGGCGACCCCGGCCTCGCCGGCGCCGTCCGGGCCTGGGCCGCCGTCGCCCGCTGCTCCGCCCGCGAGCGGCTCACCGTCGCCGAGTATGCCCTGGCGGCCGCCGAGGGACGGCACGCCGCGGCCCGGCGCGCCGCTGACGAGGCCCGGGAACTCGACCGGCTCCAGCGCCGCCACGCCGAAACCGCCCGCCGGGCCGACCTGCTGGCGCAGGCCGAGCCGGAGCGCGCCCGGGTGCGGGAGCTGCTGGACCGGGCCCGCCGGGGCGCCCTCGTGGCCCCCGCCCTGGAACTGCGCGGGGCCGCGGCCGCCGCCCACCTCACCGCCGCGCACGCCGAGAGCCTGGCCCGGGCGGAGCTGCCCCCCGCCCTCGCCGGGGCCGGCGCCGAGCAGCTCGGCGCCGTCGAGCAGCGCCTGCGCGAGGACCTCGGCGCGGCCGGCGCCGCCCAGCGGGCGGAACAGCGCAGCGCCGAGATCGGCCGCGAGCGGGCCACGCTGGAGCGCGAGTCGCGTGACGCCGACGAGCAGCACCAGGAGTCCGCCGAGTGGCTGGCCCGCTGGGAGGCCACCCGCGCCGCCCTGCAGGAGCGGGTCGACGCCGCCCAGCAGGCCCTCACCCTCGCCGAGCAGCTCGCGGGCCGGCTGGAGCCCGCCCGGACGCAGCTGGCCGCCGCCCGGCGCCGTGACTCCCTCGCCGCCGACGCCGCAGCCGCCGCCGCAGAGCTGGACTCCGCACGCGAGGAGTCGTTCGCCGCCAAGGAGCGCTGGCTGGACCTCAAGGAGGCCCGGCTGCGCGGCATCGCCGCCGAGCTGGCCGCCGCCCTGACCCCGGGGGAGCCCTGCACGGTGTGCGGATCGGCGCAGCACCCCGCTCCGGCCCGCCCCGCCCCCGGCCATGTGGACCGGGCCGCCGAGGACGCCGCCCACGCCCGCTTCGAGCAAGCCGAGGAACGCCGGACGGCCGCCGAACGGCGCCTCGCCGCCGTCCGGGAGGCCGAGGCCGAGGCGGCCGGCGCCGCGGGCGACGCCACCACCGCCGAACTCCTCGCCCTCACCGCCGACCTGAGCGCCCGCCACGCCACCGCCCACGCCGAGGCCGCCGGACTCCACACGGCCCGCGAACGCCTCGCCCGCGCCGAACGGGAGCACGAGGCGCGCAGCTCCGACCGGCTCGAAGCCGAGCGCCGGGCCGCCGCCCGGGCCTCCCGGCGCGAGGCCCTTGACGAGGAACAGGCCGCCCTCGAAGCCGAACTCGTCCTCGTCCGGGGCGACTCGCCCAGCGTCGCGGCCCGTGCCCGCACCCTGGAGGACCGCATCCGGATGGTCACCACGGCCGCCGCCGCCCTGCGCCGCGCCGAGGAGACCACCGCCCGGCTGAAAGAGGCCGACGACCGGCTCGCCGACGCCGCCTTCAAGGCCGGCTTCGACACCACCGAGGCGGCCGCCGAGGCCGTGCTCCCCGAGTACGAGCGCACCGCCCTCCAGCACCGCCTGGACGCCTGGCAGGCCGAGGAGGCGATGCTCGCCGACCGGCGCGCCGAGACCGACACCGCCGCGGCCGCCGCCCTGCCCCCGGCCGACCCGGCCGCGGCCGAGGCCGCCGGGGAACGGGCCGCCGCCCGGCTGCGCACCGCCGCCTCGGCCGTGGACGCCGCCCGCGTCCGCTGCGCCGAACTGGACCGGCTCTCCCGCCAGGTCGAACAGGAACTGCGCGCCCTGGGCCCGCTGCGCGAGGCCTACGAGCGCGTGGCCCGCCTCGCCGGGCTCACCGCGGGCACCTCCGCCGACAACGAGCGCAAGATGCGGCTGGAGTCGTACGTGCTGGCCGCCCGGCTGGAGCAGGTCGCCGCCGCCGCGACCGTACGCCTGCTGCGCATGTCCGGCGGCCGCTACACCCTCGTCCACTCCGACGCCCGGGCGAGCGGTCGCGGCCGCTCCGGCCTGGGGCTGCACGTGGTGGACTCCTGGACCGGCAGCGAACGCGACACCGCCACCCTCTCGGGCGGCGAGACCTTCTTCGCCTCGCTCGCCCTGGCCCTGGGCCTGGCCGACGTGGTCACCGACGAGGCGGGCGGCATGCGCCTGGACACCCTCTTCATCGACGAGGGCTTCGGCAGCCTCGACGACCAGGCCCTCGACGAGGTCCTCGACGTCCTGGACTCGCTGCGCGAACGCGACCGCAGCGTCGGCATCGTCAGCCACGTCGGCGACCTGCGCACCCGGGTGCAGGCCCAGCTGGAGATCGTCAAGCAGCGCGGCGGCTCCGTGGTGCGCCACCGCACCGCCGGGGTCACGGACTGA
- a CDS encoding exonuclease SbcCD subunit D — protein sequence MKFLHTSDWHLGRSFHRVNMLGAQAAFVDHLVETVREHGVDAVLVAGDVYDRAVPPLPAVELYDRALHRLADLGVPTVMISGNHDSARRLGVGAGLIGRAGIHLRTDPAGCADPVLLADAHGDVALYGLPYLEPALVKDEFATEKVSHEAVLGAAMDRIRADLAGRPEGTRSVVLAHAFVTGGQASDSERDIAVGGVEAVPAGVFDGVDYAALGHLHGCQTINERVRYSGSPLAYSFSEADHRKSMWLVELGPAGEITAERLDTPVPRSLARLRGRLEDLLDDLALTGREDSWIEAVLTDPVRPQDPMARLTARFPHTLSLAFEPEGRQDDGDASYAQRLRGRSDQEIAEDFVAHVRGGGTADEAERAVLRGAFEDVRAEDGRLEAGR from the coding sequence GTGAAGTTCCTGCACACCTCCGACTGGCACCTCGGCCGGTCGTTCCACCGCGTGAACATGCTCGGAGCCCAGGCCGCCTTCGTCGACCACCTCGTCGAGACCGTGCGCGAACACGGGGTCGACGCGGTCCTCGTCGCCGGGGACGTCTACGACCGGGCCGTGCCCCCGCTGCCCGCCGTCGAGCTCTACGACCGGGCGCTGCACCGGCTCGCCGACCTCGGCGTGCCCACCGTGATGATCTCCGGCAACCACGACTCCGCCCGCCGGCTCGGCGTCGGCGCCGGACTCATCGGCCGGGCCGGGATCCACCTCAGGACCGACCCGGCGGGCTGCGCCGACCCCGTGCTGCTGGCCGACGCGCACGGCGACGTCGCCCTCTACGGGCTGCCGTACCTCGAACCGGCCCTGGTCAAGGACGAGTTCGCCACGGAGAAGGTCAGCCACGAGGCCGTCCTCGGCGCCGCCATGGACCGGATCCGCGCCGACCTGGCCGGCCGGCCCGAGGGCACCCGCTCCGTCGTCCTCGCGCACGCCTTCGTCACCGGCGGGCAGGCCAGCGACAGTGAACGCGACATCGCCGTCGGCGGGGTCGAGGCCGTACCCGCAGGCGTCTTCGACGGCGTCGACTACGCGGCCCTCGGCCACCTCCACGGCTGCCAGACGATCAACGAACGGGTCCGCTACTCCGGTTCCCCGCTCGCCTACTCCTTCTCCGAGGCCGACCACCGCAAGAGCATGTGGCTCGTCGAACTCGGCCCCGCCGGGGAGATCACCGCCGAACGGCTCGACACCCCCGTCCCCCGCTCGCTCGCCCGGCTCCGCGGCCGCCTGGAGGACCTTCTGGACGACCTCGCGCTCACCGGCCGCGAGGACAGCTGGATCGAGGCGGTCCTCACCGACCCCGTCCGCCCCCAGGACCCCATGGCCCGGCTCACCGCCCGCTTCCCCCACACCCTCAGCCTCGCCTTCGAACCCGAGGGCCGCCAGGACGACGGCGACGCCTCCTACGCCCAGCGCCTGCGGGGCCGCAGCGACCAGGAGATCGCCGAGGACTTCGTCGCCCACGTCCGCGGAGGCGGCACCGCCGACGAGGCCGAACGGGCCGTCCTGCGCGGCGCGTTCGAGGACGTACGGGCCGAGGACGGCCGTCTGGAGGCCGGCCGATGA
- a CDS encoding YigZ family protein: MKADQYETVAREGSHEAEINRSRFLCSLAPAATEQEAQEFIARIRREHPTATHNCFAYVIGADASIQKASDDGEPGGTAGVPMLQMLTRRDVRYAVAVVTRYYGGVKLGAGGLIRAYGGVVGEALDALGTVTRHRYRLATVTVDHQRAGKTQNDLRSTGRAVLDVRYGEAVSIDIGLPEADVESFRAWLNDVTAGTAGFALGGEAYGEG; encoded by the coding sequence GTGAAGGCAGACCAGTACGAGACGGTGGCCCGTGAGGGGTCGCACGAGGCCGAGATCAACCGCTCGCGCTTCCTCTGTTCGCTCGCGCCCGCCGCGACCGAGCAGGAGGCGCAGGAGTTCATCGCGCGCATCCGGCGCGAGCACCCCACCGCCACGCACAACTGCTTCGCCTACGTGATCGGCGCCGACGCCTCCATCCAGAAGGCCAGCGACGACGGGGAGCCGGGCGGTACCGCCGGTGTGCCCATGCTGCAGATGCTCACCCGGCGCGACGTGCGCTACGCCGTCGCCGTCGTCACGCGGTACTACGGCGGCGTGAAGCTCGGTGCGGGCGGGCTGATCCGGGCGTACGGCGGGGTCGTCGGGGAGGCCCTCGACGCGCTCGGTACCGTCACCCGCCACCGCTACCGGCTGGCCACCGTCACGGTCGACCACCAGCGGGCCGGCAAGACGCAGAACGACCTGCGCTCCACCGGCCGCGCCGTGCTGGACGTGCGCTACGGGGAGGCCGTCTCGATCGACATCGGCCTGCCCGAGGCGGACGTGGAGTCCTTCCGGGCGTGGCTCAACGACGTCACCGCGGGAACCGCCGGGTTCGCACTCGGCGGAGAGGCCTACGGGGAGGGCTGA
- a CDS encoding IS110 family transposase: MGRNTLIFCGIDWAERTHDVALVDESGQLLAKRHITDDAAGYKILLDLLAEYGDTEESPIPVAIETSRGLLVAVLRTGKRQVFAINPMAAARYRDRHSVSRKKSDPGDALVLANVLRTDMHAHRPLPQDSDLARAVAVLARAQQDATWNRQQISNQLRSLLREYYPAALAAFEPWKNGLCRPEAHQILKLAPTPAKAARLTRTQLQAALKRAGRQRGIAAGAERLREVFRAEWAHQPPLVEDALGKQMLALLLQLEAACTAADNLAEAVEEAFAQHRDAEIILSFPGLGTQFGARVLAEIGDDRKRFADARGLKAYAGASPITRASGKKSSITRRWVKNDRLNAAGYLWAFSAITASPGAKAHYRRRRDNHADWHAAAQRNLFNRMIGQLYHCLQQGQQYDEELAFPAPPVQMGTAAA; the protein is encoded by the coding sequence ATGGGGAGGAACACTTTGATCTTCTGCGGCATCGACTGGGCGGAACGCACGCACGACGTCGCCCTGGTCGACGAGAGCGGCCAGTTACTGGCCAAGCGGCACATCACCGATGACGCCGCCGGCTACAAGATCCTGCTGGATCTGCTCGCCGAGTACGGTGACACGGAAGAATCCCCGATCCCGGTGGCAATCGAGACGTCCCGGGGCTTGCTGGTGGCGGTGCTGCGGACCGGCAAGCGGCAGGTGTTCGCGATCAACCCGATGGCCGCGGCCCGCTACCGCGACCGGCACTCCGTCTCCCGCAAGAAGTCCGACCCCGGCGACGCCCTCGTCCTCGCGAACGTGCTGCGGACCGACATGCACGCCCACAGGCCGCTTCCGCAGGACAGCGACCTGGCCCGCGCCGTCGCTGTCCTCGCCCGTGCTCAGCAGGACGCCACCTGGAACCGGCAACAGATTTCCAACCAGCTCCGTTCCCTGCTGCGCGAGTACTACCCGGCTGCTCTCGCGGCCTTCGAACCCTGGAAGAACGGGCTCTGCCGACCCGAGGCCCACCAGATCCTCAAGCTGGCTCCGACGCCGGCCAAGGCCGCTCGCCTGACCCGCACACAGTTACAGGCCGCGCTCAAGCGGGCCGGTCGCCAGAGGGGGATCGCTGCCGGCGCCGAGCGGCTCCGCGAGGTCTTCCGAGCCGAGTGGGCCCACCAGCCGCCGCTGGTCGAGGATGCACTTGGCAAGCAGATGCTGGCCCTCCTGCTTCAGCTGGAGGCCGCCTGCACCGCGGCTGACAACCTTGCCGAGGCGGTCGAAGAGGCGTTCGCGCAGCACCGGGATGCTGAGATCATCCTCAGCTTCCCCGGCCTCGGGACCCAGTTCGGCGCCCGGGTGCTCGCCGAGATCGGCGACGACCGGAAACGGTTCGCCGACGCTCGCGGACTGAAGGCATACGCCGGCGCCTCGCCCATCACCAGGGCCTCCGGCAAGAAGTCGAGCATCACCCGCCGCTGGGTGAAGAACGACCGCCTCAATGCCGCCGGCTATCTCTGGGCATTCTCCGCGATCACCGCTTCGCCCGGTGCGAAAGCCCACTACCGGCGACGCCGCGACAACCACGCGGACTGGCACGCCGCCGCCCAGCGCAACCTCTTCAACCGCATGATCGGCCAGCTCTACCACTGCCTCCAGCAGGGCCAGCAATACGACGAGGAGCTGGCCTTCCCAGCCCCACCTGTCCAGATGGGAACAGCGGCCGCCTAG
- a CDS encoding CoA-binding protein, whose amino-acid sequence MYGDQETIRRILTELGDTWAVVGLSNNEDRAAYGVAKVLQRFGKRVVPVHPKAETVHGEPGYPSLEAIPFKVDVVDVFVNSTLAGEVADEAVAAGAEAVWFQLNVIDEAAFARTREAGLAMVMDRCPAIEIPAL is encoded by the coding sequence GTGTACGGCGATCAGGAGACCATCCGCAGGATCCTCACCGAGCTCGGCGACACCTGGGCGGTGGTGGGGCTGTCCAACAACGAGGACCGGGCGGCCTACGGTGTGGCCAAGGTGCTCCAGCGGTTCGGCAAGCGCGTCGTGCCCGTCCACCCGAAGGCGGAGACGGTGCACGGGGAGCCGGGCTACCCCTCGCTGGAGGCCATCCCCTTCAAGGTGGACGTGGTGGACGTCTTCGTGAACAGCACGCTGGCCGGTGAGGTCGCGGACGAGGCGGTCGCCGCCGGGGCCGAGGCCGTCTGGTTCCAGCTGAACGTGATCGACGAGGCCGCCTTCGCCCGGACCCGCGAGGCCGGGCTGGCGATGGTGATGGACCGCTGCCCCGCCATCGAGATTCCGGCGCTCTAG